One stretch of Halodesulfovibrio sp. MK-HDV DNA includes these proteins:
- a CDS encoding acetaldehyde dehydrogenase (acetylating) — MDYDLLSVQESRDLARQGSIAAEKIASYTDELIDSILCCMVQVARENAVRLARLAVEETGFGNVPDKTYKNHMASQLLYDAIKPMKTVGVISEDRARKVIEIAEPVGLLMGITPSTNPTSTTIYKAMVAIKARNAIVFAPHPAACKCTMEAARLMCEAAVSAGAPQGIISCVSKPSMPATKELMHSKEIKMIIATGGPGMVKAAYSAGKPALGVGAGNSPAYIERTANIPQAVKNIIASKTFDYGTICASEQSVIVEECNKDAAVAEFKKQGAYFMSAEETQKVCSLLFKNGHVMNAQFVGRAPQVIASAAGITIPEGTRVLMGEQQDVGDGFPLSFEKLTTVLAFYTVKDWHEACKLSIKLLQNGIGHTMSLHTEDENIVKEFSVKPSSRILVNTGGTHGGTGVSTGLTPSFTLGCGTWGGSSISENVTPLHLINIKSVAYGLHDCSTIAENDPTFNYPELAEYTAKKPVVDTMFPKGGCSDTGSTIEHDHLIDLVTSLVNALHKGA, encoded by the coding sequence ATGGACTACGATCTATTATCTGTCCAGGAATCGCGGGATCTAGCCCGCCAGGGCAGTATAGCTGCTGAAAAGATTGCAAGTTACACCGATGAGTTAATTGACTCTATTCTCTGCTGCATGGTGCAGGTGGCAAGAGAGAATGCGGTACGGCTTGCCCGTTTAGCAGTTGAAGAAACCGGCTTCGGCAATGTGCCTGATAAGACATACAAGAACCATATGGCTTCACAGCTGTTGTATGACGCAATCAAGCCCATGAAAACTGTCGGTGTTATTAGTGAAGACAGGGCTCGTAAGGTTATCGAAATAGCAGAACCAGTTGGTTTGCTTATGGGGATTACACCTTCAACAAACCCTACCTCCACAACAATCTATAAAGCAATGGTTGCTATTAAAGCACGTAACGCCATTGTTTTTGCACCGCATCCAGCTGCATGCAAATGCACCATGGAAGCAGCACGGCTCATGTGCGAAGCGGCAGTCAGTGCTGGAGCACCACAGGGTATTATCTCCTGTGTCTCCAAGCCTTCAATGCCTGCTACAAAAGAGCTGATGCATTCTAAAGAAATCAAAATGATTATCGCTACGGGTGGTCCCGGTATGGTCAAAGCCGCATACAGCGCAGGTAAACCTGCTCTTGGTGTGGGCGCCGGTAACTCTCCAGCGTACATTGAAAGAACAGCGAATATTCCTCAGGCCGTGAAGAATATTATTGCCAGTAAAACCTTTGATTACGGTACGATCTGCGCGTCAGAACAGTCTGTAATCGTTGAAGAGTGCAATAAAGACGCTGCTGTTGCTGAGTTTAAAAAACAGGGTGCGTACTTTATGTCTGCTGAAGAGACACAAAAAGTATGTTCACTGCTGTTTAAAAATGGCCATGTGATGAATGCACAATTTGTGGGCAGAGCCCCGCAAGTTATCGCTTCAGCCGCAGGGATCACCATTCCGGAAGGAACAAGAGTCTTGATGGGCGAACAGCAAGATGTCGGGGATGGCTTCCCGCTCTCGTTTGAAAAGCTCACCACAGTACTTGCGTTCTACACCGTTAAGGACTGGCACGAAGCATGTAAGTTGAGCATTAAGCTGCTTCAGAATGGTATCGGGCACACAATGAGCCTGCATACTGAAGACGAAAATATCGTAAAAGAATTCAGTGTAAAGCCTTCATCCAGAATTCTGGTGAATACAGGCGGCACGCACGGCGGTACCGGCGTGAGCACTGGTCTTACCCCTTCCTTCACTCTCGGGTGCGGAACATGGGGTGGCAGCTCAATCTCTGAAAACGTAACACCACTGCACCTTATTAACATTAAGAGCGTGGCGTACGGTTTACATGATTGCAGCACAATTGCTGAAAATGATCCTACGTTCAACTATCCTGAACTCGCGGAATATACCGCGAAGAAGCCTGTTGTAGACACCATGTTTCCTAAGGGTGGATGCTCTGACACTGGCAGCACAATAGAACACGATCACCTTATAGATTTGGTTACGTCGCTGGTTAACGCTCTTCACAAGGGAGCGTAA
- a CDS encoding phosphate propanoyltransferase — translation MSSYDAVLKLLLKTVEAAIDESEAHQEGIAVGISNRHVHLSQEDLDVLFGKGYQLTRLKDLSQPGQFGCKEIVTICGPKGAIEKVRVLGPVRSKTQVEILAGDSFKLGVKAPARLSGDLQGTPGITIIGPKGSVQTKEGLIVAQRHIHMHSNDATEHGVRDGQIVGIELDGVRGGIFHNVAIRVSNESALEFHVDIEEANAMNLTSSSVVDIAI, via the coding sequence ATGAGTAGCTACGATGCGGTGCTAAAACTTCTCCTCAAAACTGTTGAAGCAGCAATTGATGAGTCGGAAGCGCACCAAGAGGGCATAGCAGTCGGAATCTCCAATCGCCATGTACATCTTTCACAGGAAGATTTGGATGTGCTGTTTGGGAAAGGGTACCAACTGACAAGGCTAAAAGACCTCTCCCAACCCGGGCAGTTTGGATGCAAGGAAATTGTAACCATATGCGGCCCAAAGGGTGCAATTGAGAAGGTTCGAGTGCTTGGACCAGTACGCAGTAAAACCCAGGTTGAAATTCTTGCGGGAGATTCCTTTAAATTAGGGGTCAAGGCACCTGCAAGGTTATCCGGAGATCTACAAGGAACTCCGGGGATTACAATTATAGGTCCGAAAGGATCTGTCCAGACAAAAGAGGGGCTGATTGTTGCTCAACGTCATATCCATATGCATTCAAACGATGCAACGGAGCATGGCGTGCGGGATGGGCAAATAGTCGGCATTGAGCTTGACGGGGTACGAGGCGGTATTTTTCATAACGTAGCAATTAGAGTCAGCAATGAGTCCGCTTTGGAATTTCATGTTGATATCGAAGAAGCAAACGCAATGAACCTTACCTCTTCATCCGTTGTTGATATCGCAATTTAA
- the eutM gene encoding ethanolamine utilization microcompartment protein EutM, protein MSKHDALGMIETKGLVGAIEATDAMVKAANVTLLGKEHIGSGLVTVMVRGDVGAVKAATDAGAAAAQRVGEVVSVHVIPRPHGDVETILPIRKDSK, encoded by the coding sequence ATGTCTAAACATGACGCGTTAGGAATGATCGAAACGAAAGGTCTCGTCGGTGCAATTGAAGCTACTGATGCGATGGTTAAAGCTGCCAACGTGACCCTGCTGGGTAAAGAACACATTGGTAGCGGGCTTGTTACCGTTATGGTGCGTGGTGATGTTGGGGCTGTAAAGGCTGCAACTGATGCTGGTGCAGCCGCTGCACAACGTGTGGGGGAAGTAGTTTCCGTACACGTAATTCCGCGTCCGCATGGTGATGTTGAAACCATTCTTCCAATACGGAAGGATTCCAAATAA
- a CDS encoding MerR family transcriptional regulator, with product MKSKSSYSIGEVSKICGLSKKALRHYDKVGIITPDRSCGNNYRYYSRSSLLAVPVIKYYKQMGFKLSEMKDVMESGDYRTLRASFKSKLDELCQVKEEVDRNFTSVKDWYELVVEAESVLHYKVQDISVKFVEEDTFCFLDQEFAYDYRDSIINIEFTNFIESIDNEITGPVIIKFPDYKDKMDGNCVNISVLQRALKTCKKEIETHFGGCMMVSAYHIGSHENINDTYERVTRWASEHNYTLGPEVYERYVVDYWSTQDSNKFVTEILINISDPK from the coding sequence GTGAAATCCAAGAGTAGTTATTCAATCGGAGAAGTTAGTAAAATATGCGGCTTATCCAAAAAAGCTCTTCGCCATTATGATAAAGTAGGCATTATTACGCCTGATAGATCGTGCGGCAATAATTATAGATATTATTCCCGATCTTCGCTGTTGGCTGTGCCGGTTATCAAATATTATAAGCAGATGGGCTTTAAACTCTCTGAGATGAAAGATGTAATGGAGAGCGGAGACTATCGTACTCTCAGGGCATCTTTTAAGTCGAAACTTGACGAATTATGTCAGGTTAAAGAAGAAGTGGATCGAAATTTCACTTCAGTTAAAGACTGGTATGAGCTTGTGGTGGAAGCGGAATCTGTACTGCATTACAAAGTACAGGACATATCAGTAAAGTTTGTTGAAGAGGATACGTTCTGTTTTCTTGATCAGGAATTTGCATATGATTACAGAGACTCAATCATTAATATTGAGTTCACGAATTTTATCGAATCAATTGATAACGAGATAACAGGGCCTGTAATTATAAAATTCCCTGATTACAAAGACAAAATGGATGGTAACTGCGTTAACATCTCTGTTTTGCAACGTGCTCTTAAGACGTGCAAAAAGGAAATAGAGACGCATTTTGGTGGATGCATGATGGTGTCAGCCTATCATATAGGTTCGCACGAAAATATTAACGATACGTATGAGCGAGTAACTCGTTGGGCAAGTGAACATAATTACACGCTTGGGCCTGAAGTTTATGAGCGATACGTTGTGGATTACTGGAGCACTCAGGATAGCAATAAGTTTGTCACTGAGATTCTCATAAATATTTCTGACCCAAAATAG